The following proteins come from a genomic window of Nostoc sp. TCL26-01:
- a CDS encoding CHAD domain-containing protein, giving the protein MKLATEPTVKTLGNYAYEAIQKHLKKSLKWEKAVKKDEDPEALHQMRVGMRRLRTAISRFDLAINLSKSASDKNIGKIARRLGNLRDLDVLKQTLENIYQSNLPDKEQKTLQKAFDALAKQREDALEKTIETLKDESYKSLKQTLEEWLEKPSYQPLASLPIEQVLPDLLLPEISSFLLHPGWLIGTHIVDSEVKIRTDWQAEKIEQQLTTKGETVHSLRKQAKRVRYQMELFADLYGEAYTTYIAEVKSIQDILGNIQDSVVMGEWLVDVFKSEIHTQLPTLANLLAANRRQWWQEWQPLQEKYLQAQNKHDFHLTILQPL; this is encoded by the coding sequence ATGAAATTAGCTACGGAACCCACAGTAAAAACTCTAGGGAACTATGCTTACGAAGCCATTCAAAAACACTTGAAGAAAAGCTTGAAGTGGGAAAAAGCTGTGAAGAAAGATGAAGATCCAGAAGCATTACACCAAATGCGAGTGGGAATGCGTCGTCTACGTACAGCAATTAGTCGATTTGACCTAGCCATTAATTTATCTAAATCAGCCAGTGATAAAAATATTGGTAAAATAGCTCGTCGTCTGGGTAATCTTCGGGATTTAGATGTACTCAAACAAACTTTAGAAAACATTTATCAGTCAAATTTACCTGACAAGGAACAAAAAACTCTACAAAAAGCTTTCGATGCGTTAGCGAAACAACGAGAAGATGCTTTAGAAAAAACGATAGAAACCTTGAAGGATGAATCTTATAAGTCTTTAAAACAAACTCTAGAAGAGTGGTTAGAAAAACCCAGTTATCAACCTTTAGCATCGCTACCTATTGAGCAAGTACTACCAGATTTACTATTGCCAGAAATAAGCAGTTTTTTGCTGCATCCTGGATGGCTAATAGGAACTCATATTGTAGATTCGGAAGTGAAAATTCGCACTGATTGGCAAGCTGAAAAGATAGAACAACAACTGACAACTAAAGGCGAAACTGTTCATAGTTTGCGGAAACAAGCCAAGCGTGTGCGTTACCAAATGGAGTTATTTGCTGACTTGTATGGTGAAGCTTACACAACTTACATAGCAGAAGTAAAAAGCATTCAAGATATTTTGGGTAACATTCAAGACAGTGTAGTTATGGGTGAGTGGCTTGTAGATGTTTTTAAGTCAGAGATTCACACTCAACTACCCACACTTGCTAATTTATTAGCAGCGAATCGTCGCCAGTGGTGGCAAGAATGGCAACCACTACAAGAAAAGTATTTACAGGCGCAAAACAAGCATGACTTCCATTTAACCATACTCCAGCCTCTTTAG
- a CDS encoding Rab family GTPase encodes MIQKKICMVGAFATGKTSLIARFVYSIFSEKYQTTVGVKIDKKIVNVQENQINLIIWDIYGEDELQKLQMSYLRGSSGYLLVVDGTRKNTLEKAFNLQNTVESALGQIPFILVLNKWDITDEWEIESPEINALVQKGWNVIKTSAKTGLGVEEVFQTLANKIMEQ; translated from the coding sequence ATGATTCAAAAAAAAATTTGTATGGTAGGTGCATTTGCCACAGGTAAAACTAGTTTAATTGCCAGATTTGTCTATAGTATTTTTTCTGAGAAATACCAAACTACTGTAGGAGTCAAAATTGATAAAAAAATTGTCAATGTTCAAGAAAATCAAATTAACCTCATAATTTGGGATATCTACGGCGAAGACGAATTACAAAAATTACAAATGTCATACCTGCGCGGTTCATCTGGCTATTTATTAGTGGTTGATGGAACTCGCAAGAATACGCTAGAAAAAGCATTTAATTTACAAAATACAGTAGAATCTGCACTTGGTCAAATTCCGTTTATTTTAGTGCTGAATAAATGGGATATAACTGACGAATGGGAAATAGAATCACCAGAAATCAACGCTTTAGTCCAAAAAGGTTGGAATGTAATTAAAACTAGTGCTAAAACCGGATTAGGTGTGGAAGAAGTTTTTCAGACTTTGGCTAACAAAATCATGGAGCAGTAA
- a CDS encoding OmpA family protein — MNNNSREPSSKIYPLINKNAKVDDELDRLRSLLLGIEPAKLQQLYELLENPQIRPEDISRLLPEAVTLRYQQDKQLITAMVSTVEEAIQASVQQDENILSEAFYPVIVPASRKAIARLLDEMMQSLNQTLEYSFSPASWQWRLEAKRTGKSFAEIVLLRTLVYRVEQVFLIHKHTGLLLQHLTASQVTSQNPDLVAAMLTAIQDFIRDSFSVPPADQLQSLRLGELRIWIAQGPQALLAVTISGNPPQDLRLILQTTIEKIHLKFSREIKDFDGDAEIVTGCQPYLESCLVSQYKSASQKSYKYAWTFLSIVAIACGIWSFFTIREQLRWGNYIQQLNSQPGIVVTETKQHFGKYFISGLRDPLAVDPHTILQQTKLNRQAIVSDWQPYLSLEPQLIIKRANQLLQPPPTVSLKIDHQGILTANGSAPRQWILATRKLWSFIPGITQFKDKNLVETELADFASYKQQIEQQVILFSEGSPQFFPSELQKLSKITPLIKKLLVTAKYLDKDVSIQIIGHTNTTGTESRNSQLSQARANQIFTYLSTQGINKSQLQVLGVSSHQPLQPELTIEAEKINRRVSFKIITKSNQ, encoded by the coding sequence ATGAATAATAATTCAAGAGAGCCAAGCAGTAAAATATACCCTCTAATTAATAAAAACGCTAAAGTTGATGACGAATTAGATAGACTGCGGAGTTTGTTATTAGGAATTGAGCCAGCAAAATTGCAGCAACTTTATGAGTTATTAGAGAATCCTCAAATCCGCCCAGAAGATATTAGTCGTCTACTACCAGAAGCCGTAACTTTAAGATACCAGCAAGATAAACAGTTAATTACAGCAATGGTTTCTACAGTGGAGGAAGCAATTCAAGCTTCTGTTCAGCAAGACGAAAATATCCTTTCAGAGGCATTTTATCCAGTTATTGTGCCTGCGTCTCGCAAAGCGATCGCTAGACTTCTAGATGAAATGATGCAATCATTAAATCAAACTCTAGAATACAGCTTTTCTCCAGCAAGCTGGCAATGGCGATTAGAAGCTAAACGTACAGGCAAATCATTTGCAGAAATCGTCTTGCTGAGGACATTAGTCTATCGAGTAGAACAAGTATTCTTAATACATAAGCATACAGGATTGTTGTTACAACATCTGACAGCTAGTCAGGTAACTAGTCAAAATCCCGACTTAGTTGCTGCTATGTTAACAGCCATTCAAGATTTTATTAGAGACTCTTTCAGTGTACCACCAGCAGATCAATTGCAGAGTTTACGCTTGGGAGAATTGAGAATCTGGATTGCACAAGGGCCTCAAGCATTATTAGCCGTTACTATTAGTGGAAATCCCCCTCAAGATTTAAGATTAATCCTGCAAACAACAATTGAAAAAATTCATCTCAAGTTTAGTAGAGAAATTAAAGACTTTGACGGTGATGCAGAAATAGTTACGGGATGTCAGCCTTATTTAGAATCTTGTTTGGTAAGTCAATATAAATCTGCATCACAGAAGAGTTATAAATATGCTTGGACTTTTTTAAGTATAGTAGCGATCGCCTGTGGTATTTGGAGTTTTTTTACTATTAGAGAACAACTCCGTTGGGGTAATTATATACAACAACTCAATTCCCAACCAGGTATTGTTGTCACGGAGACTAAACAACACTTTGGTAAATACTTCATTTCTGGACTACGCGATCCCTTAGCAGTAGATCCTCATACTATCTTGCAACAAACTAAACTTAATCGCCAAGCCATTGTTAGTGATTGGCAACCATACTTATCTTTAGAACCACAATTGATAATTAAACGAGCTAATCAATTACTCCAGCCTCCACCAACTGTATCACTCAAAATTGATCATCAAGGAATTCTGACTGCTAATGGTTCTGCACCTCGTCAATGGATTTTAGCCACACGTAAATTGTGGAGCTTTATCCCAGGAATCACACAGTTTAAAGACAAAAATCTTGTAGAAACCGAACTAGCAGATTTTGCTTCCTATAAACAGCAAATCGAGCAGCAAGTCATATTATTTTCTGAAGGATCTCCCCAATTTTTTCCTAGTGAATTGCAGAAATTAAGTAAAATAACCCCACTTATCAAAAAACTTTTAGTTACTGCTAAATATCTAGACAAAGATGTCAGCATTCAAATTATTGGACATACGAATACAACAGGTACAGAATCTAGAAATTCTCAACTGAGTCAAGCACGAGCTAATCAGATTTTTACTTATCTGTCTACTCAAGGTATCAACAAAAGCCAATTACAAGTATTAGGTGTCAGTTCTCACCAACCTTTACAACCAGAATTAACAATAGAAGCTGAAAAAATTAACCGTAGAGTTTCTTTCAAGATAATTACTAAATCCAATCAATAA
- a CDS encoding SLC13 family permease, producing the protein MENWQAILSAIAFIGVIILVMTEWVHLTVAALLGALLLVFTNVMTLQEAVGYIGNSHGTIGLFFGVMVLVRAFEPTKIFDYIATQIVLLAKGDGKRLLLGIVALVTPICAVLPNATTVMLLAPLIPPMAQEVGVNFVPLLILMVFVANSAGLLTLVGDPATFIVGDAVNISFIEYLQKLSLGGVIAVVTVTATLPFLFRKIWHTKLENLEELPHPQINHPRVLTLGAFIIAFVLLFFVIGESLPFPISPAAVALLGAALALLLSHQSKIDSVNNILRDVDWSTLIFFMSIFVLIGGLEKTGIISSLSGILSVVLGKNIILGSLVLLFFVGILSSVVPNIPLVVGMVPLLKQYIVTVGLAPAEVLAQDFQGQFPPEVLPLFYAMMFGATLGGNGTLVGASSNIVAAGISEQHGRRISFKTFLHYGIPITILQLITSALYVLIRFLI; encoded by the coding sequence GTGGAAAATTGGCAAGCGATTCTGAGTGCGATCGCATTTATCGGGGTGATCATCTTAGTCATGACAGAATGGGTACATCTCACCGTTGCTGCTTTACTGGGAGCATTATTACTAGTATTTACCAACGTCATGACTTTGCAGGAGGCTGTTGGTTACATCGGTAATAGTCACGGTACAATAGGTCTATTCTTTGGTGTAATGGTGTTAGTCAGAGCATTTGAGCCTACCAAAATATTTGATTATATCGCCACTCAAATAGTCCTACTTGCTAAAGGTGATGGTAAACGTCTACTACTGGGTATTGTCGCTCTTGTAACTCCCATTTGTGCAGTTTTACCCAACGCCACTACTGTAATGTTATTAGCACCACTAATTCCCCCAATGGCACAGGAAGTAGGAGTAAATTTTGTTCCTTTATTAATCTTAATGGTGTTTGTTGCCAATAGCGCCGGGCTATTAACATTAGTTGGTGATCCTGCTACTTTTATTGTCGGTGATGCTGTTAACATCAGTTTTATAGAGTATCTCCAAAAATTAAGTTTAGGCGGTGTTATTGCTGTGGTGACAGTCACAGCGACGCTACCATTTTTATTCCGCAAAATTTGGCATACCAAACTAGAAAATCTCGAAGAATTGCCACATCCCCAAATTAATCATCCACGAGTTTTAACGCTTGGGGCTTTTATCATCGCTTTCGTGCTGCTATTTTTTGTCATTGGTGAATCTTTGCCATTTCCCATTTCCCCAGCTGCGGTGGCTTTGTTAGGTGCAGCCTTGGCTTTATTGCTATCTCATCAAAGTAAAATTGATTCAGTCAACAATATTTTACGTGATGTAGATTGGAGTACATTGATATTTTTTATGAGTATCTTTGTGTTGATTGGCGGCTTAGAGAAAACAGGGATAATTAGTAGTCTGTCAGGAATATTATCAGTTGTTCTTGGTAAAAATATTATTTTAGGTTCTCTAGTTTTATTATTTTTTGTGGGTATACTATCTAGCGTCGTCCCCAATATTCCGTTAGTGGTGGGGATGGTTCCTTTACTGAAACAATATATCGTCACCGTAGGATTAGCACCAGCCGAAGTTTTAGCACAAGACTTTCAAGGGCAATTTCCCCCAGAGGTATTGCCATTATTTTATGCCATGATGTTTGGCGCTACCTTGGGAGGAAATGGCACACTCGTCGGTGCGTCTTCTAACATTGTGGCGGCGGGAATTTCTGAACAACATGGACGACGGATTTCTTTTAAAACTTTTCTTCATTATGGCATTCCCATCACAATCCTACAGCTAATAACCTCAGCATTATATGTGTTGATTAGGTTCTTAATCTAA
- a CDS encoding universal stress protein, which translates to MLARLQSAMGRDDLIDKMILLPEPRKLLTKKVQTTTSINLIVGYDASPNSHTALDIAFWIAHQTRLATNEQVTVQAVYVVEEASQPDYSNVLHFTKRLPTLECQVSEVTKSITSVLTPSKLARIKSYLQTETITPLQEADRILWQARSLAEEWQGSFKSHLRFGCVSTELKKVAESESADILFLGCQSVYHPLIAAFGANFPCAVIGIPNCIDE; encoded by the coding sequence ATGTTAGCCCGCTTACAAAGCGCGATGGGACGTGATGATTTAATTGACAAAATGATATTGTTACCAGAACCAAGAAAACTGTTAACAAAAAAGGTGCAAACAACAACGTCAATTAACTTAATTGTTGGTTATGATGCTTCTCCTAACAGTCATACTGCACTTGATATCGCATTTTGGATTGCCCATCAAACAAGACTAGCTACAAATGAACAAGTGACAGTCCAAGCTGTTTATGTAGTAGAAGAAGCGTCACAGCCTGATTATTCTAACGTTTTGCATTTTACCAAACGCTTACCGACACTGGAGTGTCAAGTTAGCGAAGTCACTAAGTCTATCACATCTGTTTTAACTCCATCAAAACTAGCAAGAATAAAGTCATATCTCCAAACAGAAACAATCACACCTCTGCAAGAAGCAGATAGAATTCTTTGGCAAGCACGCAGTTTAGCTGAAGAATGGCAAGGTTCTTTCAAATCTCATTTGCGGTTTGGCTGTGTGAGTACAGAACTGAAAAAAGTGGCAGAATCGGAATCTGCTGATATCCTATTTTTAGGATGTCAATCTGTGTATCATCCTCTCATTGCAGCCTTTGGTGCTAATTTCCCTTGTGCCGTCATCGGTATTCCCAATTGCATAGATGAATAA
- a CDS encoding ABC transporter ATP-binding protein: protein MEYTPLVVDTQQKVMSRHNFLEIENLVKSYPTPDKSNFVVLDGVNLTIGEDEFISVIGHSGCGKSTLLKIVAGLEKATSGSVKLDGKEIRQPGAERMMVFQNYSLLPWLTVRENIRLAVDEVLKNAKRSEKISIVNEHLAMVNLTAAADKYPDEISGGMKQRVGIARALAIRPKMLLMDEPFGALDALTRGKLQRQVLDIWENHRQAVMMITHDVDEAIYMSDRIVLMTNGPAANIGEILEVPFPHPRDRSAMRNTKEYFELRNHALNFLDKYFTQEE from the coding sequence ATGGAATATACACCGTTAGTAGTAGATACTCAACAAAAAGTCATGTCCCGCCATAACTTTTTAGAAATTGAAAATTTAGTCAAGTCTTATCCCACACCAGATAAAAGTAACTTCGTGGTTTTAGATGGTGTGAATTTAACAATTGGTGAAGACGAGTTTATTTCTGTGATTGGGCATTCTGGCTGCGGTAAATCAACTTTGTTAAAAATTGTAGCGGGTTTAGAAAAAGCTACCTCCGGCTCAGTAAAGTTAGATGGGAAAGAAATCCGTCAACCAGGAGCTGAAAGGATGATGGTATTTCAAAACTATTCCCTATTACCTTGGTTAACTGTCAGAGAAAATATCCGTCTCGCTGTAGATGAAGTGTTAAAAAATGCTAAACGTTCCGAAAAAATTAGCATTGTGAACGAACACTTGGCGATGGTAAACTTGACGGCGGCAGCAGATAAATATCCTGATGAAATTTCTGGAGGTATGAAACAAAGAGTAGGCATTGCTAGAGCCTTAGCAATTCGTCCAAAAATGCTGCTGATGGATGAACCTTTTGGCGCATTGGATGCTTTAACAAGAGGTAAATTGCAAAGGCAAGTATTAGATATTTGGGAAAATCATCGCCAAGCAGTAATGATGATTACCCACGATGTCGATGAAGCGATTTATATGAGCGATCGCATCGTTTTAATGACTAATGGGCCAGCTGCTAATATTGGAGAAATATTAGAAGTACCATTTCCTCATCCACGTGATAGATCGGCAATGCGAAACACCAAAGAATATTTTGAACTTCGCAACCACGCCCTCAATTTCCTCGACAAATATTTTACCCAAGAAGAGTAA
- a CDS encoding ABC transporter substrate-binding protein yields the protein MGDYNWTRRDFIRGIGATTAGITLSSCAVSADRSAKGLTEEALAVKPIVKSGDLEKPDLIVGYVPVNDCAPFAIAWKKGFFRKYGLNVQLNREASWANSRDGLIFGRLDASPVVSGAVTNARIGAEGARHAPLCAAMTIHRHGNAMTMNKAMWDFGLRPWYEYQEKYGEGALEAFGKDFRGYFDKQSPENKVWAVVLSSAIYEYFVRYISAAAGVDPLKEFRVIIVSPPQMVTNVRIGAMQAYMVAEPWNTRAITGNENIGFTFAQGKEVWLGHPDRLLGVMESFIEKYPKTYRSLVKAMIEACQYCSKPENRQEVAELLTDRSFTGAKPKKLGAPLTKLTAPGIIGAYNYGGFDGKDRTITAADTTIFYDIPDTLPKQPAEHSTFLWRSRSLWLMTQAARWGQIKEFPKNANQLAEKGWRTDLYREIASEMGIECPKDDYKVEPAEVFIDNKGFDPSDPVGYLNSFAIRANAPTRFFLS from the coding sequence ATGGGTGATTATAATTGGACTCGACGAGATTTTATTAGAGGTATAGGCGCAACTACGGCTGGGATTACTTTATCTTCATGTGCAGTTTCCGCAGATAGATCAGCTAAAGGTTTGACAGAAGAAGCTTTAGCAGTAAAACCGATAGTTAAATCTGGAGATTTAGAAAAACCAGATTTGATTGTCGGATATGTGCCTGTAAATGATTGTGCGCCATTTGCGATCGCTTGGAAAAAAGGTTTTTTCCGCAAGTATGGTTTAAATGTCCAACTCAACCGTGAGGCTAGTTGGGCTAACTCCCGTGATGGTTTAATTTTTGGACGCTTAGATGCTTCCCCAGTTGTATCTGGTGCTGTCACCAACGCCCGTATTGGTGCGGAGGGCGCACGCCATGCCCCATTATGTGCAGCTATGACCATCCACCGTCACGGTAACGCCATGACGATGAACAAAGCCATGTGGGATTTTGGCTTACGTCCCTGGTACGAATACCAAGAAAAATATGGCGAAGGTGCGTTAGAAGCTTTTGGTAAGGATTTTCGCGGATACTTTGACAAGCAGTCACCAGAAAACAAAGTCTGGGCTGTGGTGTTGAGTTCGGCAATTTACGAATACTTTGTGCGTTATATATCGGCGGCGGCTGGTGTCGATCCTCTAAAAGAGTTCCGCGTCATTATTGTCTCACCACCCCAGATGGTAACTAACGTACGCATTGGCGCAATGCAAGCATACATGGTAGCCGAACCGTGGAATACTAGAGCTATTACAGGTAACGAAAATATTGGTTTTACCTTCGCTCAAGGTAAAGAAGTTTGGCTAGGACATCCAGATAGATTGTTGGGTGTTATGGAATCCTTCATAGAAAAATATCCCAAAACCTATCGTTCCTTGGTGAAAGCCATGATCGAAGCCTGTCAGTATTGTAGCAAACCCGAAAATCGCCAAGAAGTTGCTGAATTACTCACCGACCGTTCATTTACAGGTGCAAAACCCAAAAAACTAGGCGCACCCCTCACCAAGTTGACAGCCCCAGGAATTATTGGTGCATACAACTACGGAGGATTTGATGGCAAAGATCGCACCATCACGGCAGCAGATACGACAATTTTCTATGATATTCCCGACACCTTACCTAAACAACCAGCCGAACACTCAACATTTTTATGGAGATCCAGGAGTCTGTGGTTAATGACTCAAGCCGCCCGTTGGGGACAGATTAAGGAATTCCCTAAAAATGCCAATCAACTAGCCGAAAAAGGCTGGAGAACAGATTTATATCGAGAGATAGCCTCAGAAATGGGCATTGAGTGTCCCAAGGATGATTACAAAGTTGAGCCTGCCGAAGTATTTATAGATAATAAAGGTTTTGATCCTAGTGATCCCGTTGGTTATCTCAATAGTTTCGCCATTAGGGCTAATGCTCCTACTCGTTTTTTCTTGTCTTGA
- the ntrB gene encoding nitrate ABC transporter permease: MFQLNLAAIAAVASQAAWKKAKPVIVKDVVLLPILGFLGIILLWWVVALLNRELMPTPPEALVANLDYILHPFYQRGPGNLGIGWLLMASLRRVLLGFLLGAVVAIPLGFLIGMSKPAMLALNPIIQIFKPVSPLAWLPIALAIFNLADPSAIFVIFITSLWPTIINTALGVASVPKDYLDVARVLEIPRWRRITKIIWPASLPYIFTGLRISLGIAWLVIVAVEMLTGGVGIGFFVWDEWSRLNLSSVFLAVFVIGVTGLILDFAVGKIQELVTHRPTTAK; the protein is encoded by the coding sequence GTGTTTCAATTAAATTTAGCAGCGATCGCAGCTGTTGCTAGTCAAGCTGCGTGGAAAAAAGCCAAGCCTGTAATTGTCAAGGATGTAGTCTTACTACCTATTTTAGGATTTCTGGGGATTATTTTGTTGTGGTGGGTTGTTGCCCTACTCAACCGGGAACTGATGCCCACACCACCAGAAGCATTGGTAGCCAATTTAGACTACATCTTGCACCCATTCTATCAAAGAGGCCCTGGTAACTTGGGCATTGGCTGGTTGTTGATGGCTAGTTTACGCCGAGTACTACTGGGTTTTCTCCTGGGTGCTGTAGTGGCGATTCCTTTGGGATTTTTGATTGGGATGTCTAAACCTGCAATGTTAGCCCTCAATCCCATCATTCAGATTTTCAAACCAGTATCACCTTTAGCTTGGCTACCAATTGCTCTAGCTATCTTCAATTTGGCAGATCCCTCAGCTATTTTCGTCATTTTTATCACATCACTCTGGCCGACAATTATTAACACTGCCTTGGGAGTAGCCAGCGTTCCCAAAGATTATTTAGATGTCGCACGAGTACTAGAAATACCCCGTTGGCGAAGGATTACCAAAATTATTTGGCCTGCCAGTTTACCGTACATTTTTACAGGCTTGCGAATCAGTCTAGGGATTGCCTGGCTAGTCATCGTTGCCGTAGAAATGCTGACAGGTGGTGTAGGCATTGGCTTCTTTGTCTGGGATGAATGGAGTCGTTTAAACCTGAGTTCAGTTTTCCTCGCCGTCTTCGTCATTGGCGTAACCGGATTAATCCTAGATTTCGCAGTTGGCAAAATTCAAGAATTAGTAACACATCGTCCGACAACGGCTAAATAG
- a CDS encoding sensor histidine kinase yields the protein MDFSQLLAENTNGIIAKWVLAVREDRQIESSDDLSYTAIKNHIPDVFKAMVKVLSPSQDGDIKSIVKASWQHGLLRAEQGYDPSEIAREYRLLRKVVFDTLEEDLLQGTPAEVVRYMRLIDAVIDEAIARCFHSYVGERLRELQHLQASLALHNEELTRLVNANQDKLSQLAHELKHPLTAIIGYSDLFLRQQERQAIKKDTPVNIEHIERVLRNGRHLLRLINDVLELSRYEAGKIQFQPAPVDIQELINNVCEMLEPLAAEKNLAIVVDLADAPPEVITDSFQLQQIVTNLVSNAIRYTESGTISIVCQVVDDHKWAIAVADTGIGIPPKDQAKVFEPYYRVSSKERPYLPDSTGLGLAIVSRLVKLLQGEISLVSEVGVGSTFTVTLPLQIES from the coding sequence ATGGATTTTAGTCAATTACTGGCTGAAAATACTAACGGTATCATCGCCAAATGGGTTTTAGCTGTTCGTGAGGATAGGCAGATAGAAAGTTCTGATGACTTATCCTACACAGCGATTAAAAACCATATTCCTGATGTGTTTAAGGCAATGGTGAAAGTCCTATCGCCATCTCAAGATGGGGATATTAAATCAATTGTGAAAGCAAGTTGGCAGCATGGGTTACTCCGGGCTGAACAGGGATATGATCCTTCAGAAATTGCCCGTGAATACAGGTTGTTAAGAAAAGTAGTATTTGATACTCTAGAAGAAGATTTATTACAGGGAACACCTGCGGAAGTTGTCCGTTATATGCGTTTAATTGACGCTGTGATTGACGAGGCGATCGCTAGATGTTTTCATAGCTATGTTGGGGAACGTCTACGAGAATTACAACATCTGCAAGCTTCTCTGGCGTTGCATAACGAAGAACTCACACGCTTAGTTAATGCCAATCAAGATAAACTCTCACAATTAGCCCACGAACTCAAGCATCCCTTAACAGCAATTATTGGTTACTCAGATTTATTTTTAAGACAGCAAGAAAGGCAAGCTATCAAGAAAGACACACCTGTCAACATAGAACACATTGAACGTGTATTACGTAATGGTAGACATTTATTACGCCTAATCAATGATGTCTTAGAACTTTCACGGTATGAGGCGGGAAAAATTCAATTTCAACCAGCACCAGTTGACATTCAGGAATTAATCAACAATGTCTGCGAAATGTTGGAACCCCTAGCAGCCGAGAAAAATTTAGCCATTGTGGTGGATTTGGCAGACGCACCACCAGAAGTAATCACAGATTCCTTTCAATTGCAACAGATTGTCACAAATCTTGTGAGCAACGCCATCCGTTATACAGAATCAGGGACTATTAGTATAGTGTGTCAGGTAGTAGATGATCACAAGTGGGCGATCGCTGTTGCCGATACAGGGATTGGTATTCCTCCAAAAGATCAAGCCAAGGTATTTGAACCATATTATCGTGTTAGTTCTAAAGAGCGTCCCTACCTTCCCGACAGCACTGGTTTGGGTTTAGCAATAGTTTCCCGATTAGTTAAACTCTTACAAGGGGAAATCAGCCTGGTTTCAGAAGTAGGAGTGGGTTCCACTTTCACTGTAACTTTGCCTTTGCAGATAGAGAGTTAA
- a CDS encoding peroxiredoxin has protein sequence MPLAVGTDAPAFTVKDTNGNTVSLADFAGKTVVLYFYPKDDTPGCTKQACSFRDAQADYQNKDVVVLGVSADDEASHQAFTQKYNLNFPLLADTNQSLIKAFDVDGGGYAKRVTYVIDPNGKIIHVDASVNTTTHASDVLSVLGL, from the coding sequence ATGCCTCTAGCAGTTGGTACGGATGCACCTGCATTTACCGTCAAAGATACTAACGGCAACACCGTTTCGCTAGCTGATTTTGCTGGGAAGACAGTAGTATTGTATTTTTACCCCAAAGATGACACCCCAGGCTGCACGAAGCAAGCTTGTAGTTTCCGGGATGCCCAAGCTGATTATCAAAATAAAGATGTGGTTGTCTTGGGAGTCAGTGCCGATGATGAAGCTTCTCACCAGGCATTCACTCAAAAATATAATTTGAATTTTCCCCTGCTAGCTGACACCAACCAAAGCTTAATCAAAGCTTTTGATGTCGATGGTGGCGGCTATGCCAAGCGTGTCACTTATGTGATTGACCCCAATGGCAAAATCATTCATGTTGATGCGAGTGTCAATACAACCACTCACGCTAGCGATGTTCTATCTGTGCTAGGACTATAG
- a CDS encoding Npun_F0494 family protein → MTEIDSQNSKAFTYTAKTIDRARRSLICSPFEISLFATMRQQSVSLNAIALNNGLQHGYTKSPLSELACDHELGWLIQVGVLRREVDGQGITDSFRLTPLGHQLIEQYQGKNLPTPSWSDRFYNAVIYWFRLPF, encoded by the coding sequence ATGACTGAAATTGATTCTCAAAACTCTAAGGCTTTTACTTACACTGCAAAGACAATTGACAGGGCTAGACGATCGCTAATTTGTTCTCCCTTCGAGATCAGTTTATTTGCAACCATGCGTCAGCAGAGTGTTTCTCTGAATGCGATCGCACTTAACAATGGTCTCCAGCATGGCTACACTAAAAGCCCATTGTCAGAATTAGCTTGTGATCATGAGTTGGGATGGTTAATTCAAGTTGGGGTATTGCGGCGGGAAGTTGATGGACAAGGGATTACAGATAGTTTTCGCCTTACACCCTTGGGACACCAACTCATAGAACAATACCAAGGAAAGAATTTACCTACACCTTCATGGAGCGATCGCTTTTATAATGCAGTGATCTATTGGTTTAGACTACCCTTTTAG